TTTGGATAAATTTCAATTTATAGATAGTCTAGGGCATATTGATTATATAGCAAGATATGCTAAGTTTGAAGATAAGGAAATATACTACAGGGAATTTTCTGATATAATAGATGAAATATTAAATAAGGTGATAAAAGAAGGCAAGTGTCTGGAGTTAAATACACGAAGACTTGATAAGGATATATCAGTAAAGAATATGATAAATATCTATAAAAGATATAACCAGCTGGGGGGAAAATATATAACTATAGGTTCCGATGCCCATCAAATTGAAGCTATAGGAAGTAATTTTATGACGGCAAGAGAAATTTCGCAGTTCTGTAATTTAAAAATAGTGTATTTTAAAAATAGATTGATGGAATATGATAAAGGTTTTTAGTAAATAGAGTTTTATCTGCATATTTTTTTATGGCAATATTTATAACATCATCCATGGTCACTTCCAAAACGAAATTTAAGTCTAATTGATAGTTCATAAGAATCAATCATAAATTGGTGTAGTTTTTCAAGATATAAAATACTTTCCTTTCCAATAGTTTCATATATTTCATTTAATGATGGAATTATTTGTTTGTTAAGCATCCGTTCATACACTTAATCAATAAATATGTTTTTTATGTTTTCTTCAATACATATCCATGAACGTTTTGAAAACATAATTAAAGTATGATTTTTTTTAGATTGTTTTTTTATTATCTCAGTCATACTATGTCCTATAAAATCTGTAAGTACCA
This genomic interval from Clostridium kluyveri contains the following:
- a CDS encoding DUF3788 family protein — protein: MLNKQIIPSLNEIYETIGKESILYLEKLHQFMIDSYELSIRLKFRFGSDHG